The genome window CACAATCTGCACGACATCAAGCCGCTGGGTGACCCCAAGTCCAAGGAGAACAGGGAGTTCCACACCAAGGTATGCCTGAAGTGCCACGCCGACGAGAAGATGATGGAGCGCAACAATGTCTTCACCGTCGCCGTCAAGACGTACATGGACAGCTACCACGGCAAGAACTACCGCCTCGGCTTCCCCGAGAAGGTCGCCGGCTGCGCCGACTGCCACACCGCCCACGGCGTGCTCCCGGCCAAGGATCCCAACTCCAGCGTTAATCCCCAGAACCTGGTCGCCACCTGCGCCAAGTGCCACCCGAAGGCGACCCCTCTCTTCACCAAATTCTACTCCCACGGTGAGTATGGTGATCGTGCAAAGTATCCGATCCTCTACTACACCTTCATCGCCATGACAGGCCTGCTCGTCAGCACCTTTGCCGTATTCTGGGTCCACACGCTCCTCTGGATGTTCCGCGGCTTCGTGGAAAACCGCGAGAAGCAGCAGGCCCTCATCCACGGCCATGCCGAGCACCACATTCCCGATGGACACAAGGTGTACCGCCGCTTCAAGCGTCGCCACATCTTCCTCCATCTCCTGGTCATCATCAGCTTCCTGATCCTGTCCCTCTCGGGGCTGCCGCTCAAGTTCAGCAACCAGCACTGGGCGAAGTTCATGATGGATCACATCTTCGGGCATTCGGCCAATGCCGCGCTCGTTCACCGCATCGGTGCCGGCATCACCTTCGTCTACTTCGTCGGTGCTCTGCTCCTCTCCTTCCACTTCCTCTTCGTCCGGAAGGATCTCAAGGGCAACTGGCTCCAGCGCATGTTCGGCCCCGACTCTCTCATGCCCAACTTCCGCGACATCAAGGATGTGGCGGGGATGGTCCGCTGGTTCCTGTTCCGGGGGCCGAAGCCGACCTTCGAGCGCTGGACCTACTGGGAGAAGTTCGACTTCATCGCAGTCTTCTGGGGTATGTTTGCCATCGGCGGCTCTGGCCTGATGCTCTGGTTCCCCGAGTTCTTCGGCAGCTTCCTGCCGGGCTGGATGTTCAACGTGGCCACCATCGTCCACTCTGACGAAGCATTGCTCGCCACCGGCTTCATCTTCACGGTCCACTTCTTCAACACTCACGGCCGGCCCGAGAAGTTCCCCATGGACTTCGTCATCTTCAACGGCCAGTTGCCTAAGCACGAGTTCATCGAAGAGCGTGGCGACCAGTGGAAGCGTTATGAGGAACTGGGCATCACCGAGGAATTCGCCGCCAAGAAGACCAGTGGCGTTGCCTATGACTTCATCGTGAAAACCTTTGGTTTCACTGCGGTAATCATTGGCATTACTCTGGTCGTGCTCATGCTGTACGCCTTCCTGAGCGGAGGCGCGCACTGATCTTGAAGTAGTTGCAGCATTGCATGAATGAATGAAAAGGGGGAACCGGCTGACCGGTTCCCCCTTTTTAGTGCATGAACGACTGTGTTACGGCACGAGCCGGGATAATCTCCGGGAAGATACGTAAAAAGGGTACCGATGGTCATCGGTACCCTTTTGATAATGGTGGAGACGAAGGGGATCGAACCCTCGACCTATGCGTTGCGAACTCTTGCGTAATGGTGTTTCATGATGTTTCAGGCGGTCCTTTTTTGTGGCGTGCGACTGATAAAAAATAGTGGAAAATTAACATATTGTGGGTGTATCTTGTTTCAAGATGTCTTGCGAGATTCCGTGCCGTGTCAGTTGAAAAGTATCACTCAAAGTATCACTCGTTGGAGGCCCCATGAAGAAGTTTACTGATACCTTTTTGAGGAGTCTGAAGCCAGGCGCTCAGGGTGACATCGACATCCTCGAAGGGCATGGCTTTGGGGTAAGGGTCCGCAAATCAGGCGCGTTGAGCTTTTTTTACAAGTACCGCTTTGAGGGTAAGCTCAGATTTATGACCTTGGGGGTGTATCCGCATATGACTCTGGCGGATGCGCGAGAGCGCCACGCTGCTGCACTCAAGGTCCGGAAAAACGGGCTCGACCCCATTGTCGAAGCTGAAAAGGAGAAGCAGAAGGGACGGGCGAGTGAATGGGAGGCCAAGACGGTAAAGGATTTTTGCCAGGAATACGTAGAATATCTCAAGAATGAGAAGAAAAAGAAGGCGTGGCACAAGGATGAACTTACGCTCAAAGCGGACATTATCCCAGCCTGGGGTAAGCGGAAGGTTGGCGATATCTCGGGCATCGATGCCGTGGAATTGCTGGAAAAGGTGAGGAAACGAGCCCCGGGGCAAGCCCAAAACGTCCTTGAAAGCTGTCGTGCGATGTGGAACTGGGTCGTTATCAAGAAAAAGCGGCTCGGCTTCAACCCCTTTGCCGGCATCGAAAGGCAAACTCCCCTTGCCCCGGGGGGACCCCACCTCAAGGAGGGCGAAATCAAAAAGTGGTGGCGCTGTCTCAATGGGGCGGAGATGTCTGACGAGATAAAACGGGCACTCAAACTGACACTCTTGACGGCACAGCGGCCTGGCGAGGTTATTTCGGTGCGCTACGAAGAAATAACCAAAGAGGCGACCGGGTGGTGGTGGACCATACCGAGCGACAAGGCAAAAAATGAACACGAACACCGGGTTTACCTGACCGATACCGCCCGCCGTTTAATCGGCGATATTGAAGGCAAGAAAGGTTATGTCTTCCCTTGTCCGCATAAGAAGAAGAACAAGTCAATGTCCGAAGGGGCCATGGGGTATGCGCTCCG of Geobacter anodireducens contains these proteins:
- a CDS encoding cytochrome C, which gives rise to MLSTFLRLFPAFLLFVALAGTAAAESGMAIDPATCLGCHSNKISAAAFSASVHGKNACTSCHVEITDLTKHMKGEVKVEKVRCERCHKKENSEHYASVHAQKEVMCADCHTDIHTHTYWNKDKRKVVAKCIQCHDKEAGYRNSIHGKGVAAGNMDSAACNDCHNLHDIKPLGDPKSKENREFHTKVCLKCHADEKMMERNNVFTVAVKTYMDSYHGKNYRLGFPEKVAGCADCHTAHGVLPAKDPNSSVNPQNLVATCAKCHPKATPLFTKFYSHGEYGDRAKYPILYYTFIAMTGLLVSTFAVFWVHTLLWMFRGFVENREKQQALIHGHAEHHIPDGHKVYRRFKRRHIFLHLLVIISFLILSLSGLPLKFSNQHWAKFMMDHIFGHSANAALVHRIGAGITFVYFVGALLLSFHFLFVRKDLKGNWLQRMFGPDSLMPNFRDIKDVAGMVRWFLFRGPKPTFERWTYWEKFDFIAVFWGMFAIGGSGLMLWFPEFFGSFLPGWMFNVATIVHSDEALLATGFIFTVHFFNTHGRPEKFPMDFVIFNGQLPKHEFIEERGDQWKRYEELGITEEFAAKKTSGVAYDFIVKTFGFTAVIIGITLVVLMLYAFLSGGAH